TGTAAGAGGATGTTTGAAAAGTATCAGAATTAATCGATATCCCCCCAACCCCCCTTACAAAAGGGGGCTAAATTCCTCAAAGTCCCCCTTTTCAAGGGGGATTTAGGGGGATCTGCGGGTGTCAGATACCACACGAAAAAGTTTTCAAACAACCTCTAAGAGTAAGCCACAAAATAAATGATCCTGTTTTGTCATGCTGAGTGTAGCAAAGCGAAACGAAGCGTCTCAAGAGATTCTTCACTTCGTTTCGTAATGCCTCTGGCACGCTGCGCGAACAGAATGACATTGGGCATTTCTTTTTATGGAGTTCTCTAAATAACCCGCTGTTAGGTCAGAAAAATGACTATAGCAGCGGGTTTACATTTTTTGATCAAAATCCATATTTTTGATTCCTTGCCAGCGTCCCTAGTGATGCTGGTTTTTATGCTATTGATAGAAATATATATAAACTTTTGTAAAGAACATTGGCTACTACTTTTAATCCCACAAATGATCTAATCCTACCAAGTGCTTGGCATTGCCTGACTCCTATTTGGCAAGGTGGGGAGGAAGCGATTAAATGCGGTTTACCGCACACTCAGTTAGCACCAACTTGGCAATTACTGCTTTTGGGTGATGGTTCTCCGACTCGGCACGTCCAACTACTTACGGGTGAACCAACGGAGGTAGATGTGATTGATATGTCAGCAATTGGCATGAGTTCCGATAATGCACCGACTATAATGCAGATGCTACCAGGTCCAAGAATTAGAAGACAGGTATGGGTGCGAACTGCTTCTGGACAGCGGTTATATTATGCTGCTTCTTGGTGGGAAGCAAGTCATGTAGATGAGTATTTACAAAACAAGTCTTTACCAATTTGGGCAAGTTTAGCGCGGTTACGAACTGAGTTATATAGAGATGTGCAAGGTATTTATTATGGTAACTCAGAGGCGTTAGAGTCGGGTTTTAATGAAAAAGGTCCGTTTTGGGGTCGCCATTATTTATTTTGGCATCATGGACAACCGCTGACTTTGATTTATGAAGTTTTTTCGCCGTTTTTAACTAAATATTTGGGCGCTATGAATTTTGAAAGTTAATTTTCTCCATAACTATACTAAACACGGTTGAGACATGGACTTTTACAAAATTACGAAAAACCTCAAGTCGTCTCATTCCCAGTCTCTGACTGGGAATGAATTCTAAAATGTATGGCAACCATAGGTGTCAACTTAAGCTACAGATAGCTACAGTTTTCTATCGCCAAACCCGTAGGGGCGCAGGGCCTGCGCCCTCCATTCTATTTCATGAGAACAAGAATTGCTGTAAGTTGACACCAATGTATGGCAACCACAGGTGTCAACTTAAGCTACAGATAGCTTATTTGTTTAAGTAGGTAAACAAAATAAAAATGAGGGGTATTGCGTTTTGTAAAATGGCTGAAACCCAATCAGAATCTCGCATTGAGACAACTTTACATACCGTTATATACCTTTAAATTTTTCTGTTCACCTACTTATACTAAACACGGGTGAGATTTAAACTTTTGCCAAATGACAAATAACCCAGATGTGTAGGGGTAAAGCAAGAGCTTCATAGGTGCCAACTTACAGCAAATTGTCATCAAACCCGGAACAAGAACCCCACCCCCAACCCCCTCCCCGCAAGCGATGAGGGGGCTAAGATGTACCTTATATGATTGGAAATTGCTGTAAGCTCAAATCCCTACCACATCTCGTTCCTAGTCTCTGACTAGGAATGCAGTTGATGAGGCTCTGCCTCTAATATCATTGAAGGCAGAGCCTTCTAGAATTCATTCCCAGTCAGAGCAGGGGAATGAGACGAGTTGACTTCTTTGCGGGATAGATGTTTTACGTTAAGTTGACACCAATGAAGCTCTTGCTTTACCCCTACGTTTAGAATCAAACAATCAAGCCGTTTTGAGTATAGCTGACAGCCCCACTGAAGTTCCAGGCTAATAGCTAAAGGTTACTAAAGTAAACTAAGCAAATTCAAAAATTTTCTAGTTCTTTTAGTCATCAAAAGACAACTTCTGTTATTGGTTGGTCAGAATGATGAAAGATGGTAGCAGAAATTTTCTATTTGGTGACAATGATTTAGCTATATTGGCGTGTATTTTACAGAAATATCTATTTCTCAATCCGGTAATTAAGTTTGCAGAAACTGAGGATGAATTAACTAATTGTTCCTAGATATTCTATTAACAAGCGAGGGGTTAAACGGCAAACAAGCAGTAAATAACTCCAAGCGATAATACAAATCAAGGAGAATTCGATCATGTCTGTATTATTTACCGCAGTACCTGTTGATCAACAAGAAACCGTAGCTGGTGGTTTTTTTGGTGTTTCTAAGAAATCTGTTGCTATTGCTGTTGCTGGGAACAAGAGTGAAAGTGTTCAAGTTAATCTTGGATTGGCTGGATTGGCTGTGAATAAAAATACCACAATTCAAAGTGCCAATGCTGTTGCTACTGCATAAAAAAGGTTTTACAATCTCTCCTCTTTTTCATAACAAAAGATGAGTTAGATATTGGACTTATAACCTTTGTTTGATCGCCTAAAATAAGTCAGCTATCAGTTAGACATGAGGTAAATGAAGAAGTAAACTTAATATCTTGTCCATTTATCTTCTACTGATAGCTGACTATCTACCTACAATTAAAATAAGAAAAGGAACGTTTTACAATGTCTAATCCGTTATTTACAGAAGTATCTCTAGCACAACAAGAAACCATAGCTGGTGGTCTCAGAACGATCAATGTCACTGTCAATCCCACTATCAAGATCAGCACCAGTCTCGCCACCAATATTGCGGTTTTAACTCAGGTGGGTAAAACTAATCAAGGAACAATTGGTCAAACCGCCACAAGCAGATCATAGGGTCTTTACAAATAATTCACAAATAGTTACAAATCCTCTCCTATTCTTAATGAATAAGGATGAGTTAGACTTGTGATTTATAATCTTTATTTGATCACCTCAAATAAGTCAGCTATCAACTAAATACAGATTAACTGAATAGGGAATATTAATATCTTCTCTATTACGATTAGACTGATTATGGACTAATTGGGAATAATTAAAATCCGGGATAGTTTACCATTTCTAACTTATTCAGGGATCATTTACTATATTTAATCTATTATTCACAGAAGTATTTCTAATAAAAAGTGTAGCTTGTGGTTAAAAAGAGATCACTAGAAGTATTAATATTGTGCTAAAGTTCCGGTGGTTAGGATAATACCGTAACAATCAATTACAGCACTTGGAACTAATTATAAATTGTTTTTATAAATGATTGGAAAAAAGGTATATTTTTTTTTGAATCCATCGTTATCTTTATGTAAAACAACATTTATTGCAGGTTGGGTTTCGTTCCTCAACTGAACATCCTTTGCTATCTTATTACTAATGTTGGGTTGAACAAAATCAACCCCAAACTATAAAAATTAAATTAATATTCTTCACCATAAATATGAATTAAATACCAGTAGATTCTGGTTGAGTTTCAACCATTTTACAAAACGCGATACCCTTCATTTTTGTCCTGTCAATCTACTTGCTTCAAGGTCTCAAAATGGATTAATTGCAGAATTAAATTCATAATTTAATCAAAAAATTACCCACACTAGTACACAACGGCGTAAATAAACCAACCATGATCAATCTCCTAAAAGCCTATACCATATTCGTGTTGGCTTTTGAATTTTGACTTCCGCCCGGCGGTACTAGTACCGTGCAGCGTAAGTGAATGAACCATTTTCAAGCCTTGTAATCAATCAAATTTTCGGAGATTTTAATAGTCATCTTATTTACGCCGCAGTGTACTACCGTGTATTTTTCGGAAATATCACTGACGTAATAGAGAACTATATCTTTCCCAATCTGGTAATTAAGTTTGCAGAAAATGAGAGTGAATTATCTAGAACTCTTAGATATTCTATTAACAAGCGAGGAGTTAAACGGCAAACAAGCAGTAAACAACTCCAAGCGATACAAATCAAGGAGTATTTAATCATGTCTAATCTATTTACCGCAGTATCTGTTGAACAACAAGAAATCCTATCTGGTGGTGGCGACACCAACATTAGTAACGTTGCGATCACAACCGTTAAAGGTTTAGGAAATATCACTGCCGTTGAACAAACAATTAAGAGCATTATCAAGAAAACAAAAACCTATCAAAGTTATCCTTATTCTTGGCGTTAATAATAGGTTTTGATTGATGAAAGGTTCTATAATCTCTCCTATTTTTTATAAAGAAGAGGAGTTAGGTATTTAATTAAGAGCCTTTTAAAATCACTTAAGTCAGCTACCAACTAGATAGAAGTAAATGAAGAGGTAAGCTTAATTTCTCTCTAGTTATTTTCTACTCTAGTAATAGCTGACTACATCCCGGCAATTGAAATAAAAAAAGGAGCAGTTTACCATGTCTAATTCATTATTCACAGAAGTATCTGTAGCGCAACAAGAAACTATAGCTGGTGGCACTTTAAAAGGTATTCCCACTGGCAATAAGTTTAATATTAATGTTAATGTTAATCCCCGAATAAATACTAGTTTTAATACAAACATTGGGGTTGGGATTGCGATAGGTAAAAATAACATTATAAACATCGGTCAATATATTCAAAGCTACCCATAGAATATTTTTGTGAATGATTGAAAAAAGTTATAACTTTACCCCATTCTCAATAAAAAAGAATAAATTGGATTTTGAATTTATAACCTTTGTCTGATCAGATAAAAGCAGTCAGCACTTTGCTAAATATGATCAAATAGGCAATATTAACATCCTCTACATTGTCATTTTACTGGCTGTTGACTACTTGGCAATAATTAAAATCAAGGAGCATTTACCATGTCCAATCTATTATTCACCGAAGTATCTCTAGCACAACAAGAAAGTGTAGCTGGTGGTTGTTTACAACACAAAAATAAGCGCAGGAATAATGACAGGAATAAGATTAATATTTTCAATATTTTCAATATTAATCTGATAACTTTACTTGTTATGGGTAACGGCAATATCGTAGATATCTCTCAATTTATCAAGAGCAAATATTAGAAGATATTCTGGTAAATTTTTGACAAAAAGTTATAAATGTTTACTTATTATTAATAATAAGATATTAATTACATTTTATAACTTTTTTTGATGCTACGTAGTGATTTTTAGTTTTATAAAAACCCAAAAAAATTACTATCAAATTATTACAGTAATTTTTTTAGCTCATTCGGCTTTCGGCTCTTAGCTAGTTATAAATTAAATGAAGATTAAATTATTTTAATAAACCTAAGTAGGTGAACACAATAAAACCAAACTGTGTAAAGAAATGTAAAATCGCCTAAACCCTCTTCACTCTTGCCTCTTGCCTCTTGCCTTTTGCCTTTTGCCTTGCCATAACGACAATTTTCAACGCCAACCTACTTATATATTGTCTGTATATTTACATCACAAATCAAAAAAAAGATAATTCCAAAAACCTACTATCTACTTCTTATTCTCCAAAGTGCTTTATCCATGAAATACCAGTTAGTTCAACAACATAGCGAAGAAGATTGTGGAGCAGCTTGCTTGGCTTCAATTGCTAAACATTATGGTCAGACTTTTACTATTAGCAGAATTAGAGAAGCTGTAGGAACTGGGCAATTTGGAACCACCTTATTAGGATTAAAAAGAGGCGCAGAAATCCTGGGTTTTAAAGCCAATCCCGTGAAAACTTCGCCAGAAATATTAGATAAAATTAATGAAGCACCCTTACCAGCAATCATTCATTGGCAAGGAAATCATTGGGTTGTTTTATATGGTAAAAAAGGTAAAAAATTTCTGATTGCAGACCCCGCAGTGGGCTTGCGTTATCTTTCCAAACAAGATGTAGAAGCAGCTTGGACAGATTGGTTATTATTATTAGTAGAACCAGACCCTATTCGCTTTTTTGCTCAAAAGCAAGATCAGGTCGGTGGTTTTTGGCGTTTCTTCCAACGAGTTTGGATTTATCGTGGCATTTTATTCCAAGCATTACCTCTCAATTTAGTATTGGGTTTGCTGTCTTTAGCTTCCCCTTTTTTGCTGCAAATTCTTACTGATGATGTATTAGTTAGAGGTGACACAAAATTATTGACTACAGTAGTAATTTCTGTAGTCGTCATGAATATTATTTCTCATAGTCTTTCATTTGTCCAGTCTAACTTAATTGCTCATTTTGCCCAACGAATGCAATTAGGTTTAGTCTTAGAATTTGGGCGGCAAATTCTGCGTTTACCATTAACTTATTATGAAACCCGTCGCAGTGGTGAAGTTGTCAGTCGGCTGCGAGATATTGACCAAATTAATCAATTAATTGCTCAAGTTGTTGTTGGTTTACCCAGTCAACTTTTTATTGCGGTAATTTCCTTATTTCTCATGTTATTTTATAGTTGGAAACTTACCTCAGCAGCTTTAGTAATTTCTGTGGTAATGACCATATCTACATTTATTTTTCAACCCACATTACAGCAAAAAACTAATGAACTGTTAGTTACAGAAGCCGAAACCCAAGGGGTTTTAGTCGAAACCTTTAAAGGTGCATTAACTCTCAAAACAACCACATCAGGAAGACAATTTTGGGATGAATTACAAAATCGCTTTAATCGTCTAGCTAGGCTCACATTTCAGACAATGCAAATTGGGATTATTAATAATACATTTTCTGGTTTTGTTTCTAGTATTGGTAGTGTAATTTTACTTTGGTTTGGTGGCTATTTAGTAATTAACCCATCTGAAAATTTGAGTATTGGACAATTACTAGCCTTTAACTCAATGAATGGTAATTTTATTGGGTTAATTAGTACAGTTATTAATTTTGTTGATGAATTTACTCGTGCAAAAACTGCTGTACGGCGGTTAACAGAAGTTATTGATGCCACTCCAGAAGATGATGATAATGGTAAAAAACCTTTTGCGACAATTTCTGAAAATGCTGATATTATTTGTACAAATTTAACCTTTCATTATCCTGGTCGTATTGACTTATTAGATGATTTTTCTTTAACGATTCCTGGAGGTAAAAATATTGCTTTAATTGGCAAATCTGGCTGTGGTAAAAGTACATTATCTAAACTAATTTCTGGTTTATATAAACTCCAATCTGGCAATATACAAATTGGGATTTATAATCTCCAAGACCTTTCCTTAGAATCTCTCCGTCAACAGGTAGTTCTCGTTCCCCAAGATGCTCATTTTTGGAATCGTTCAATTGTCGAAAACTTCCGATTAGGAGCGCCTTATGTTAGCTTTGAGCAGATTGTTAAAGCTTGTCAAATTGCTGGTGCTGATGAATTTATCAGTAAAATGCCTGAGACATATCAAACTATTTTGGGTGAATTTGGTGCTAATATTTCTGGTGGACAAAGACAAAGATTAGCCATAGCTAGAGCCATTGTTACAGACCCAGCAATTCTCATTTTAGATGAATCTACAGGTGGACTTGATCCAGTGAGTGAAGCCCAAGTTTTAGACCAATTATTTGAACATCGTCAAGGAAAAACAACGATTTTAATTACTCACCGACCCAAAGTAATTAATCGTGCTGATTGGATTGTTTTAATAGATCAAGGTAGGCTGAAATTAGAAGGTTCTTTACAGGATTTACGTACTAAATCAGGAGATCATTTAGATTTTGTAATTCCTTAATTTCCTCTTGTGTTTACCCCCCTTAATTGGGAGTAGGGGGAGTAGGGGGAGTAGGGGAGGTAGGGGGAGTAGGGGAGGTAGGGGAGTAGGGGGAGTAGGGGGAGTAGGGGGAGTAGGGGAGGTAGGGGAGGTAGGGGAGTGAAGAGTAAAAGAGTAAAGGAGGTGAGAAAGAAGATGATTGGTAACTCAGAAGAATCAAACTCAATATCAATGGTTAAATCTCATAGAGATTTGGGAATTTATCAAATTGCTGTTGAAGCAGCAATGAAAATTTTTGGGTTATCAAAAAATTTTCCTGTTGAAGAAAGATATTCTCTAACAGATCAAATTCGTCGTTCTTCTCGTTCTGTTTGTGCGAATATGGCAGAAGCTTGGCGTAAACGTCGTTATGAGGCTGCTTTTGTTGCTAAATTAAATGATTGTGAAGCTGAATCTGCTGAAACTCAAACATGGATAGAATTTACAGTTAAATGTAATTACTTAGATATTGAAACAGGACGTAAACTTTATGGTAATTATAATCAAGTTTTATCTGGTTTAGTGACTATGATCAATAACCCATCACGCTGGTTAATGAATCATAAAAACCATAAAAACCATAAATATTAATCTTCCCCCACATCCCCCACCCCCCACATCCCCCACATCCCCCACCCC
The DNA window shown above is from Anabaena sp. WA102 and carries:
- a CDS encoding peptidase domain-containing ABC transporter → MKYQLVQQHSEEDCGAACLASIAKHYGQTFTISRIREAVGTGQFGTTLLGLKRGAEILGFKANPVKTSPEILDKINEAPLPAIIHWQGNHWVVLYGKKGKKFLIADPAVGLRYLSKQDVEAAWTDWLLLLVEPDPIRFFAQKQDQVGGFWRFFQRVWIYRGILFQALPLNLVLGLLSLASPFLLQILTDDVLVRGDTKLLTTVVISVVVMNIISHSLSFVQSNLIAHFAQRMQLGLVLEFGRQILRLPLTYYETRRSGEVVSRLRDIDQINQLIAQVVVGLPSQLFIAVISLFLMLFYSWKLTSAALVISVVMTISTFIFQPTLQQKTNELLVTEAETQGVLVETFKGALTLKTTTSGRQFWDELQNRFNRLARLTFQTMQIGIINNTFSGFVSSIGSVILLWFGGYLVINPSENLSIGQLLAFNSMNGNFIGLISTVINFVDEFTRAKTAVRRLTEVIDATPEDDDNGKKPFATISENADIICTNLTFHYPGRIDLLDDFSLTIPGGKNIALIGKSGCGKSTLSKLISGLYKLQSGNIQIGIYNLQDLSLESLRQQVVLVPQDAHFWNRSIVENFRLGAPYVSFEQIVKACQIAGADEFISKMPETYQTILGEFGANISGGQRQRLAIARAIVTDPAILILDESTGGLDPVSEAQVLDQLFEHRQGKTTILITHRPKVINRADWIVLIDQGRLKLEGSLQDLRTKSGDHLDFVIP
- a CDS encoding four helix bundle protein; this encodes MIGNSEESNSISMVKSHRDLGIYQIAVEAAMKIFGLSKNFPVEERYSLTDQIRRSSRSVCANMAEAWRKRRYEAAFVAKLNDCEAESAETQTWIEFTVKCNYLDIETGRKLYGNYNQVLSGLVTMINNPSRWLMNHKNHKNHKY
- a CDS encoding chorismate lyase — its product is MATTFNPTNDLILPSAWHCLTPIWQGGEEAIKCGLPHTQLAPTWQLLLLGDGSPTRHVQLLTGEPTEVDVIDMSAIGMSSDNAPTIMQMLPGPRIRRQVWVRTASGQRLYYAASWWEASHVDEYLQNKSLPIWASLARLRTELYRDVQGIYYGNSEALESGFNEKGPFWGRHYLFWHHGQPLTLIYEVFSPFLTKYLGAMNFES